A window of the Acidovorax sp. YS12 genome harbors these coding sequences:
- a CDS encoding iron ABC transporter permease: protein MTLAARYRRFAALRRWLLAALAAALCATLALDLATGPSGMPLADVAAGLLRPAALPLEQRIILWEVRLPYAVMALLVGAALGLAGAEMQTALNNPLASPFTLGLSAAAAVGASAAVVGGFTLMAFGENLAVPLSAFAGAAAATLLIQLLAWRYGATVDTVVLFGIALLFSFEALLWLMQFIADSNALQQIVFWSMGSLARATWNKIGLVACVLLLCALWSARSAWLLTALRAGEDQARSFGIAVERLRLVTLLRVSLLAATALSFVGTIGFVGLVGPHMARLLLGEDHRYYLPGSALAGALMLSGASILSKTLVPGVVLPIGIITALVGVPLFMALVLARRRDA, encoded by the coding sequence ATGACGCTGGCCGCGCGCTACCGCCGCTTCGCCGCGCTGCGCCGCTGGCTGCTGGCCGCCCTGGCCGCGGCGCTGTGCGCCACGCTGGCGCTGGACCTGGCCACCGGCCCTTCGGGCATGCCGCTGGCCGACGTGGCGGCCGGGCTGCTGCGGCCCGCCGCGCTGCCGCTGGAGCAGCGCATCATTTTGTGGGAGGTGCGCCTGCCCTACGCCGTGATGGCGCTGCTGGTCGGCGCGGCGCTGGGCCTGGCGGGCGCGGAGATGCAGACGGCGCTGAACAACCCGCTGGCCAGCCCGTTCACGCTCGGCCTGTCGGCCGCAGCCGCCGTGGGCGCGTCGGCGGCGGTGGTGGGCGGCTTCACGCTCATGGCCTTCGGCGAGAACCTGGCGGTGCCGCTCTCGGCCTTCGCCGGCGCGGCGGCGGCCACGCTGCTGATCCAGCTGCTCGCCTGGCGCTACGGCGCCACGGTGGACACGGTGGTGCTGTTCGGCATCGCGCTGCTGTTTTCCTTCGAGGCGCTGCTGTGGCTCATGCAGTTCATCGCCGACAGCAACGCGCTGCAGCAGATCGTGTTCTGGTCCATGGGCAGCCTGGCGCGCGCCACCTGGAACAAGATCGGCCTGGTGGCCTGCGTGCTGCTGCTGTGCGCGCTGTGGTCGGCACGCAGCGCCTGGCTGCTCACGGCGCTGCGCGCGGGCGAGGACCAGGCGCGCAGCTTCGGCATCGCGGTGGAGCGGCTGCGCCTGGTGACGCTGCTGCGCGTGTCGCTGCTCGCGGCCACGGCGCTGTCGTTCGTCGGCACCATCGGCTTCGTCGGCCTGGTGGGGCCGCACATGGCGCGGCTGCTGCTGGGCGAGGACCACCGCTACTACCTGCCGGGCAGCGCGCTCGCCGGGGCGCTGATGCTCTCGGGCGCGTCCATCCTCAGCAAGACGCTGGTGCCCGGCGTGGTGCTGCCCATCGGCATCATCACCGCGCTGGTGGGCGTGCCCCTGTTCATGGCCCTGGTGCTCGCGCGCAGGAGGGATGCATGA
- a CDS encoding ABC transporter substrate-binding protein — protein MLSLLLHARRWLSGALLALAATAQAQPAAVTVTDLAGRTVRVPAQVDRVLLGEGRLLPALAVFDKDDPVRRVVAMMGEFEQLDAPGYAQWARRFPQVDKVPRVGRGSSGSFSDEQAIALRPQVAILGLAGGHGPSERDRETLARLEAAGVAVVFIDFRHDPLVNTPRSMLLLGEVLGKRAEAEAFVQFWRAQLALVTQRLAQARPEAPTVFLENRVGLSEGCCDTMVGLVGKLLDAAGARNVAQGLIPGEAGTLNPEFLIARQPRYYIGTGIGALATAHKTPLRVVLGADATPEAAQASLARAVQRRGIAQLEAVREGRAYAMWHHFYNSPFNVVAVQAFAKWLHPELFAGLDPRATLQTMYERFQPIALEGTYWTALRP, from the coding sequence ATGCTTTCTCTCTTGCTCCATGCGCGCCGCTGGTTGAGCGGCGCCCTGTTGGCGCTGGCCGCCACGGCCCAGGCCCAGCCGGCCGCCGTCACCGTCACCGATCTCGCGGGCCGCACCGTGCGCGTGCCCGCGCAGGTCGATCGCGTGCTGCTTGGCGAGGGGCGCCTGCTGCCCGCGCTGGCCGTGTTCGACAAGGACGACCCGGTGCGCCGCGTCGTCGCCATGATGGGCGAGTTCGAGCAACTGGACGCGCCCGGCTACGCGCAGTGGGCGCGGCGCTTTCCGCAGGTGGACAAGGTGCCGCGCGTCGGCCGGGGCAGCAGCGGCAGCTTCAGCGACGAACAGGCCATCGCGCTGCGGCCCCAGGTGGCCATCCTTGGCCTGGCCGGCGGCCACGGCCCGAGCGAGCGCGACCGCGAGACCCTGGCACGCCTGGAGGCCGCGGGCGTGGCCGTGGTGTTCATCGACTTCCGCCACGACCCGCTGGTGAACACGCCGCGCAGCATGCTGTTGCTGGGCGAGGTGCTGGGCAAGCGGGCCGAGGCTGAGGCTTTCGTGCAGTTCTGGCGCGCGCAGCTCGCGCTGGTGACGCAGCGCCTGGCCCAGGCGCGCCCCGAGGCGCCCACGGTGTTCCTGGAAAACCGCGTCGGCCTGTCCGAAGGCTGCTGCGACACCATGGTCGGCCTGGTGGGCAAGCTGCTCGACGCCGCCGGCGCGCGCAACGTGGCCCAGGGCCTGATCCCCGGCGAGGCCGGCACGCTGAACCCCGAGTTCCTGATCGCGCGCCAGCCGCGCTACTACATCGGCACCGGCATCGGCGCGCTGGCCACGGCGCACAAGACGCCGCTGCGCGTGGTGCTCGGCGCCGACGCCACGCCCGAGGCGGCGCAGGCCTCGCTGGCGCGCGCCGTGCAGCGCCGCGGCATCGCGCAGCTCGAAGCCGTGCGCGAAGGCCGCGCCTACGCCATGTGGCACCACTTCTACAACTCGCCGTTCAACGTGGTGGCCGTGCAGGCCTTCGCCAAGTGGCTGCACCCCGAATTGTTCGCCGGGCTCGACCCGCGCGCCACGCTGCAGACGATGTACGAGCGCTTCCAGCCCATCGCGCTCGAAGGCACCTACTGGACGGCGCTGCGGCCATGA
- a CDS encoding helix-turn-helix transcriptional regulator produces MPADVPQPPADPALRAHLARLRELRPGLWLHCDDAHDPCDLTAQAEIGVGLRMVVLLDGALDVSYGTARVALSHHRAGASAALVAVAEPDRFTRRTRQGVYSRRISLGLCGDWLAQAGGDMAAPELGQFMRRHLATRRWQLSPRAAALAEQIVRPPPLVPLLQHMYLESRTLELVGDALGALCQHAAPAPALRPREHQRLRELHAFLASGRADALSLDDIARQAGVNANTLQRQFRAVYGTTVFEHLREGRLQRARQALERDGVTVGQAALVAGYTSAANFATAYRRRFGTPPKLARARV; encoded by the coding sequence ATGCCTGCCGACGTTCCCCAGCCTCCCGCGGATCCGGCGCTGCGCGCGCACCTGGCGCGCCTGCGCGAGCTGCGGCCCGGCCTGTGGCTGCACTGCGACGACGCGCACGACCCCTGCGACCTGACGGCGCAGGCCGAGATCGGCGTGGGCCTGCGCATGGTGGTGCTGCTCGACGGGGCGCTGGACGTGTCCTACGGCACCGCGCGCGTGGCGCTGTCGCACCACCGCGCTGGCGCCAGCGCGGCGCTGGTGGCCGTGGCCGAGCCGGACCGCTTCACGCGCCGCACGCGCCAGGGCGTGTACTCGCGCCGCATCAGCCTGGGGCTGTGCGGCGACTGGCTGGCGCAGGCCGGCGGCGACATGGCGGCGCCCGAGCTGGGGCAGTTCATGCGCCGCCACCTGGCCACGCGCCGCTGGCAGCTCTCGCCGCGCGCGGCGGCGCTGGCCGAGCAGATCGTGCGCCCGCCGCCGCTGGTGCCGCTGCTGCAGCACATGTACCTGGAAAGCCGCACGCTGGAGCTGGTGGGCGATGCCCTCGGCGCGCTGTGCCAGCATGCCGCGCCCGCCCCGGCGCTGCGCCCGCGCGAGCACCAGCGCCTGCGCGAGCTGCATGCCTTCCTGGCCTCGGGCCGGGCCGACGCGCTGTCGCTCGACGACATCGCGCGCCAGGCGGGCGTCAACGCCAACACCCTGCAGCGCCAGTTCCGCGCCGTCTATGGCACCACGGTGTTCGAGCACCTGCGCGAAGGCCGCCTGCAGCGCGCGCGCCAGGCGCTCGAGCGCGACGGCGTCACCGTCGGCCAGGCCGCGCTGGTGGCGGGCTACACCAGCGCCGCCAACTTCGCCACTGCGTACCGGCGGCGCTTCGGCACCCCGCCCAAGCTGGCGCGGGCGCGGGTGTAG
- a CDS encoding nucleotidyltransferase domain-containing protein, protein MQIAPPLQSRIADICRRYHVRRLQMFGSAAVGQERPDSDVDLLVEFIPGEAPSGFALVDMQDELSAAFDGRRIDLAFPSVLDNPFRRRAIEPQLRPLFQ, encoded by the coding sequence ATGCAGATCGCACCGCCCCTCCAGTCCCGCATTGCGGACATCTGCCGGCGCTACCACGTCCGCCGGCTGCAAATGTTCGGTTCGGCCGCCGTAGGGCAGGAGCGCCCCGACAGCGACGTGGACCTGCTGGTGGAGTTCATCCCTGGCGAGGCACCCAGCGGCTTTGCGCTGGTGGATATGCAGGACGAACTGTCCGCCGCCTTCGATGGCCGCCGGATCGACCTGGCGTTCCCTTCCGTGCTCGACAACCCGTTCCGGCGCCGTGCCATCGAGCCGCAGTTGCGTCCCCTGTTCCAATGA
- a CDS encoding DUF86 domain-containing protein, with protein sequence MLRFTQELRSLATAQTAEDFARQRIVCLAVEKLFINLGEAACRIDARRTGQMPDIPWRKVIGLRNILAHGYEQVAHEILFKTITDDLPALEAALRHALAAH encoded by the coding sequence ATGCTGCGATTCACGCAGGAGCTTCGCTCGCTCGCCACGGCACAGACGGCGGAAGATTTCGCGCGGCAACGCATCGTGTGCCTGGCGGTGGAAAAGCTGTTCATCAACCTGGGCGAGGCTGCCTGCCGCATCGATGCCCGGCGTACCGGGCAGATGCCGGACATTCCCTGGCGCAAGGTGATCGGCCTGCGCAACATCCTGGCGCATGGCTATGAACAGGTGGCGCACGAAATCCTGTTCAAGACCATTACCGATGACCTGCCCGCGCTGGAAGCCGCGCTGCGGCACGCGCTGGCCGCGCACTGA